A window of the Archaeoglobus neptunius genome harbors these coding sequences:
- a CDS encoding methylmalonyl-CoA mutase family protein, whose protein sequence is MTTIDEKRKEWEEKCLKPWLQKAGQREEKFETLSGIEVKTVYDPADIEHIDFIRDIAYPGEFPYTRGVYPNMYRGRFWTMRQFSGFGTAEDTNRRWKMLLEEGETGLSTAFDFPTLMGVDSDDPLADGEVGKVGVAIDTLKDFEILFDGIPLDQVSTSFTINPPAGIILAMYVAIAEKQGVPKEKIRGTIQNDMLKEFHAQNTLVLPPEPSIKIIVDIFEWGIENVPKFNLISISGYHIREAGSTAVQELAFTIADGMAYVEAAMERGIDVDRLAPQLSFFFNSHNDFFEEIAKFRAARRMWAKIMRDEYGAKNPRSWWLKFHTQTAGCSLTAQQPLNNVVRTTIQAMAAVLGGTQSLHTNSFDEAWALPSEEAVRVALRTQQIIAYESGIPNVVDPLAGSYYVEWLTDKMERLAWKYIEDIRKMGDGSMLRGVLRGIENGFFVREISDAAARYQREIEEGKRVVVGVNKFTIDEELKIPILKVDPEVQRRQIERLRKVKAERDNEAVREALEWLRSAAENNENVMFPIMEAVKSYATIGEIMGVLKDVYGTYKKPIII, encoded by the coding sequence ATGACGACGATCGATGAAAAGAGGAAGGAGTGGGAGGAAAAATGCCTTAAACCATGGCTCCAGAAGGCCGGACAGAGGGAAGAGAAGTTCGAAACTCTGTCTGGAATTGAGGTAAAAACTGTCTACGATCCTGCGGACATTGAGCATATAGATTTTATCAGGGACATTGCCTATCCCGGAGAGTTTCCCTACACCCGCGGAGTGTATCCAAACATGTACAGGGGAAGGTTCTGGACGATGAGACAGTTCTCAGGCTTTGGAACTGCTGAAGATACGAACAGAAGATGGAAGATGCTTCTTGAGGAGGGCGAAACAGGTCTGAGTACAGCCTTCGATTTTCCAACACTGATGGGTGTTGACAGTGATGACCCGCTTGCAGATGGCGAGGTGGGCAAGGTTGGCGTTGCGATTGATACCCTCAAGGACTTCGAAATTCTGTTTGATGGTATCCCTCTGGATCAGGTTTCGACATCTTTCACAATCAACCCACCTGCAGGAATTATTCTGGCCATGTACGTTGCCATTGCAGAGAAGCAGGGAGTGCCAAAGGAGAAAATAAGAGGTACGATTCAGAACGACATGCTCAAGGAGTTTCATGCCCAGAACACACTGGTGTTACCACCCGAACCTTCAATAAAGATAATTGTGGATATTTTTGAATGGGGTATCGAGAACGTCCCCAAATTCAACCTAATAAGCATTTCGGGATACCATATAAGGGAAGCTGGGTCAACAGCGGTACAGGAGCTCGCATTCACGATTGCAGACGGAATGGCCTACGTTGAGGCAGCAATGGAGAGGGGAATTGATGTGGATCGCCTTGCCCCACAGCTCAGCTTCTTTTTCAACTCGCACAATGACTTTTTCGAGGAGATCGCAAAGTTCAGGGCGGCAAGAAGAATGTGGGCGAAGATAATGAGGGACGAATACGGAGCGAAGAATCCGAGATCATGGTGGCTGAAGTTCCACACCCAAACCGCTGGATGTTCGCTTACAGCTCAACAACCACTGAACAACGTTGTAAGGACAACAATACAGGCCATGGCTGCGGTTCTTGGTGGCACACAATCCCTTCATACGAACAGCTTTGATGAGGCCTGGGCTTTACCGAGCGAGGAGGCGGTGAGGGTGGCTTTGAGAACTCAGCAGATAATCGCTTACGAAAGCGGCATTCCAAACGTTGTTGATCCGCTTGCGGGCAGCTACTATGTCGAATGGCTCACGGACAAGATGGAGAGGCTTGCCTGGAAGTACATCGAGGACATAAGAAAAATGGGTGACGGCAGCATGCTAAGAGGAGTGCTAAGAGGAATCGAGAACGGATTTTTCGTGAGGGAGATTTCGGATGCTGCAGCGAGATACCAGAGAGAAATTGAGGAAGGAAAGAGAGTGGTCGTGGGCGTTAACAAATTCACGATTGATGAAGAGCTCAAAATTCCCATTCTGAAGGTCGATCCGGAAGTTCAGAGGAGGCAGATTGAAAGATTGAGGAAAGTTAAGGCAGAGAGGGACAATGAAGCAGTCAGGGAGGCCCTTGAGTGGCTGAGAAGTGCCGCAGAGAATAATGAGAACGTGATGTTCCCTATAATGGAGGCTGTAAAATCATACGCAACAATTGGAGAAATAATGGGTGTGCTTAAGGACGTGTACGGCACCTACAAGAAGCCAATAATAATCTGA
- a CDS encoding cobalamin B12-binding domain-containing protein, with amino-acid sequence MEKKIRVLVAKVGLDGHDRGAKVLARFLRDSGFEVIYTGLHRTPQEVAMAAVDEDVDVIGISLHSGAHLALVPKVIRYIREYGGNPDEMLILVGGVIPTDDIGELKKMGVDEVFIPGTPISQIVEFIKTELPKKRMKNES; translated from the coding sequence ATGGAAAAGAAGATCAGGGTTCTGGTTGCGAAGGTAGGGCTTGATGGGCACGACAGGGGGGCGAAGGTTCTGGCGAGATTTCTGAGGGACTCGGGTTTTGAGGTGATCTACACCGGGCTGCATCGAACCCCTCAAGAGGTTGCGATGGCCGCAGTGGATGAGGACGTTGATGTTATCGGGATTAGTCTGCACAGCGGAGCTCACCTCGCCCTGGTGCCCAAGGTTATCAGATACATACGTGAATACGGAGGCAATCCTGACGAGATGCTGATTCTTGTGGGTGGGGTGATACCAACGGACGACATTGGGGAACTCAAGAAAATGGGTGTTGATGAGGTTTTCATCCCCGGCACCCCCATATCCCAGATTGTTGAATTCATAAAAACAGAATTGCCCAAGAAGAGGATGAAAAATGAGAGTTGA
- the meaB gene encoding methylmalonyl Co-A mutase-associated GTPase MeaB gives MRVDELVEGILSGNRRALARAITYVENEYPESKEIMKKIFANTGRAQIVGLTGFPGVGKSTLVSKLTEEFRRRGKKVGIIAIDPGSPFTGGALLGDRLRLDGMDSRKPLWTDPGVFFRSMSSRGRAGGLAAKTGDVVRLLDAFGFDVILVETVGAGQSEVDIIEVADTSVVVMMPETGDEIQVNKAGILEIGDVYVVNKADLGGAEKVERWLKYMLSLDEESVQMLSQMTHADEARVASGEFFERRKGWTPPVIKTVADKGEGIAELADAIEKHFDYMKNTGLIEKRRKERIKRELFEIVTGDILKLVKERTNYRDVINSLLKNELDPYTAAGKIVEEVLCSAKKG, from the coding sequence ATGAGAGTTGACGAGCTTGTTGAGGGTATACTCTCCGGTAACAGAAGAGCTCTGGCAAGAGCGATAACATACGTTGAGAACGAGTATCCGGAATCAAAGGAGATAATGAAAAAGATTTTCGCAAATACCGGCAGAGCCCAGATCGTTGGGCTCACCGGATTCCCCGGTGTTGGCAAGAGTACCCTCGTGAGCAAGCTTACCGAGGAGTTCAGGAGAAGAGGAAAAAAGGTCGGGATAATAGCCATAGACCCCGGTTCTCCCTTCACAGGCGGAGCACTACTTGGGGACAGGCTCAGACTTGACGGAATGGACTCAAGAAAGCCCCTCTGGACCGATCCCGGAGTTTTCTTCAGGAGCATGAGCTCGAGAGGCAGAGCTGGAGGGCTTGCTGCAAAGACGGGAGATGTCGTCAGGCTTCTCGACGCATTCGGCTTTGATGTGATTCTTGTCGAAACCGTGGGTGCTGGACAGAGTGAGGTTGACATTATAGAGGTTGCAGATACATCAGTTGTTGTTATGATGCCAGAAACCGGCGATGAAATTCAGGTGAACAAGGCCGGAATTCTTGAGATCGGTGATGTTTACGTTGTGAATAAAGCAGACCTCGGAGGGGCGGAAAAGGTGGAAAGGTGGCTCAAGTACATGCTGTCTCTGGATGAGGAGAGTGTTCAGATGCTCTCGCAGATGACACATGCAGACGAGGCCAGAGTTGCAAGCGGGGAGTTCTTTGAAAGGAGGAAGGGGTGGACTCCTCCTGTCATAAAAACCGTGGCTGACAAGGGAGAAGGAATAGCGGAGCTTGCAGATGCCATTGAAAAGCATTTTGACTATATGAAAAATACCGGCCTTATAGAGAAGAGAAGAAAGGAGAGAATCAAAAGGGAACTGTTCGAGATCGTTACGGGTGATATATTAAAGCTCGTCAAAGAGAGGACAAACTACAGGGACGTCATAAACTCTCTTTTGAAAAACGAACTCGATCCTTACACGGCTGCAGGCAAAATAGTTGAGGAGGTGCTTTGCAGTGCGAAAAAAGGATGA
- a CDS encoding ATP:cob(I)alamin adenosyltransferase: MRKKDDSKTVTADGRVVSKDSNLAWYVGTIDEVNAFIGLAKVFSRSGDVKELLEEIQRRMFVVGAEYAKKGLDKEDYEWLLKKVEEFEKTVEMPKSFVILEKDECTAFLSVARTVVRRAERIAVRLYREGLIGINTVEWLNKLNYLLYLMILREGGEFEKI, translated from the coding sequence GTGCGAAAAAAGGATGACAGCAAGACAGTTACGGCTGATGGCAGAGTCGTGAGCAAGGATTCGAATCTTGCCTGGTATGTCGGGACGATCGATGAGGTCAATGCATTCATCGGTCTCGCCAAGGTTTTTTCAAGATCCGGAGACGTGAAAGAGCTTCTGGAAGAGATACAGAGAAGGATGTTTGTTGTTGGTGCAGAGTACGCCAAAAAGGGTTTGGACAAAGAAGACTACGAGTGGCTCCTGAAGAAGGTTGAAGAATTTGAAAAAACTGTTGAAATGCCAAAAAGCTTCGTCATACTCGAAAAAGATGAGTGCACAGCATTTCTCAGCGTAGCCCGGACAGTTGTTAGAAGGGCAGAAAGGATAGCCGTAAGGCTGTACAGAGAGGGGCTGATAGGTATTAACACCGTTGAGTGGCTTAACAAGCTCAATTACCTGCTTTACCTCATGATTCTGAGAGAAGGTGGAGAATTTGAGAAAATTTGA
- a CDS encoding thiolase C-terminal domain-containing protein — protein MRDVAVLGVGMTKFGKHPDRSLVDLFAEAFFEAFEDSNIELKDIQALYYGNFVGEMTDGSGNLSGFMADEIGLRGIPAIRYEGACASSSVAFREAVRAVAAGYYDIVVVGGSERLYTAGTEIGTRALATAVDGVYEITAGLTFPGVFALAARLYSKTYEIPLQELREMMAMVSVKNHRYGAINPKAQFFGKLGDLKVEDVLNSRMISSPLTLLDCCPMTDGGSAAIIAAADIAEDLVDTPIYVRGTGQSSAGGLFRQKEDIIKAVPRRKASQMAFREAGMTPKDIDFVEIHDCFTIAEIIATEAMGFFEYGQGCYAVRDGVTGIDGELPVNPDGGLIGKGHPVGATGVSQVYSVVKQLRGEFKENPVKNAETGMTDTLGGDFGTLVNIILSIHRR, from the coding sequence TTGAGGGACGTTGCGGTTTTGGGAGTTGGGATGACAAAGTTTGGTAAGCATCCTGACAGATCTCTTGTTGATCTGTTTGCAGAGGCATTTTTTGAGGCTTTTGAGGACTCCAACATCGAGCTCAAAGATATTCAGGCTCTGTACTACGGAAACTTTGTTGGTGAGATGACCGACGGATCTGGAAACCTCTCAGGTTTCATGGCCGATGAAATAGGGCTCAGGGGTATTCCGGCGATAAGGTACGAGGGGGCGTGTGCTTCTTCGAGTGTTGCCTTCAGAGAGGCTGTAAGGGCTGTGGCCGCCGGATACTACGACATAGTGGTTGTGGGTGGAAGTGAGAGACTTTATACCGCCGGAACTGAAATCGGCACGAGGGCTCTGGCAACTGCAGTTGATGGGGTTTACGAGATAACCGCCGGCCTGACGTTTCCCGGAGTTTTTGCTCTGGCAGCAAGGCTGTACTCCAAAACCTACGAGATACCGCTTCAGGAGCTTAGAGAGATGATGGCAATGGTCTCGGTGAAAAACCACCGATACGGTGCGATAAACCCAAAAGCCCAGTTCTTCGGAAAGCTGGGTGATCTCAAGGTCGAAGACGTGCTTAACTCCAGAATGATAAGCTCCCCTCTCACCCTCCTTGACTGCTGCCCGATGACTGACGGCGGGAGTGCAGCCATTATTGCCGCAGCGGACATTGCAGAAGATCTGGTTGATACGCCGATCTATGTGAGAGGAACAGGGCAATCATCCGCCGGAGGACTTTTCAGGCAGAAAGAAGATATAATCAAGGCTGTACCCAGAAGGAAAGCTTCACAGATGGCCTTCAGGGAGGCCGGGATGACTCCAAAGGATATAGACTTCGTTGAGATACACGACTGCTTCACCATAGCAGAAATAATCGCAACCGAAGCCATGGGGTTCTTTGAATACGGGCAGGGATGCTACGCAGTTAGAGATGGTGTGACGGGCATTGACGGAGAGCTGCCGGTAAACCCTGACGGTGGACTGATCGGAAAGGGTCATCCGGTAGGAGCTACTGGAGTTTCGCAGGTTTACTCGGTTGTGAAGCAGCTCAGAGGTGAGTTCAAAGAAAACCCCGTGAAGAACGCTGAAACCGGAATGACCGATACACTGGGTGGAGATTTTGGAACTCTGGTCAATATAATCCTGAGTATACACAGGAGGTGA
- a CDS encoding Zn-ribbon domain-containing OB-fold protein, producing MRFVDFFNALLEGKLIGQKCRDCGSYTCPPKATCDNCGSRNLEEVVLSGKGRIATFTTTYVAPSGYTDEAPYTVAMVELDEGPWIVGRIDLPADEVERAGQELIGARVSVYGKEYATEPFYPNKERRVVPMFRIER from the coding sequence ATGAGGTTTGTTGATTTCTTCAACGCTCTTCTTGAAGGAAAGCTAATCGGACAGAAGTGCAGGGATTGTGGCAGCTATACCTGCCCTCCCAAAGCGACGTGCGATAACTGCGGGAGCAGAAATCTCGAGGAGGTTGTGCTGAGTGGCAAGGGCAGAATAGCAACCTTCACAACCACCTACGTCGCTCCATCCGGATACACCGATGAGGCACCCTACACGGTTGCCATGGTGGAGCTCGATGAAGGTCCATGGATTGTGGGGAGAATCGACTTGCCGGCGGATGAGGTAGAGAGGGCTGGACAGGAACTGATAGGAGCCAGAGTATCCGTTTACGGTAAGGAATATGCCACCGAGCCGTTCTATCCAAACAAGGAGAGGAGAGTTGTTCCAATGTTCAGAATAGAGAGGTGA
- a CDS encoding acyl-CoA dehydrogenase family protein, which translates to MDFELDEDYRILQQAVREFAEKEIMPYGQEYDEKKEYPLDIFRKAAKLGYVGASVPEEYGGAGMGCLAEAIISEELTRADSSIGSAIDLAVLGVPMILRFGTEEQKERYVPPVVKGERPSAIAITEPDCGTDVAAMRTRAVRDGGWWVINGSKTFITNGSVAGHTIVVAKTAETDPPHRGISAFIVETSSEGYEARRIEKMGLNCHDTAELTLKNVRVPAENLLGKENRGFYQLMEFFNESRVKIAALHLGMAVGAYERALEYAKQRKAFGKPLIEHQAIQFKLADMWKDIEAARLLVYRAAWMIDKEKPSPPLSSAAKLFASEAAVRITYEALQIFGGYGYSKEYDIERYYRDARVGTIYEGTSEAQRIVIARSLMGKVRK; encoded by the coding sequence GTGGACTTTGAGCTGGATGAAGATTACAGAATTCTCCAGCAGGCGGTGAGGGAGTTTGCTGAGAAGGAAATAATGCCCTACGGTCAGGAGTACGATGAGAAAAAGGAGTACCCGCTGGACATTTTCAGGAAGGCCGCCAAGCTTGGCTATGTAGGGGCAAGTGTACCTGAAGAGTATGGCGGAGCGGGGATGGGGTGTCTGGCAGAGGCAATAATCAGTGAGGAGCTTACGAGGGCTGACAGCAGCATAGGATCAGCCATAGACCTCGCCGTACTTGGTGTTCCGATGATTCTGAGATTTGGTACTGAAGAGCAGAAGGAAAGGTACGTACCTCCTGTTGTGAAGGGTGAGAGACCCTCTGCAATCGCAATAACTGAACCCGACTGCGGGACGGACGTGGCTGCGATGAGAACAAGAGCTGTAAGAGATGGGGGATGGTGGGTTATCAACGGATCCAAGACCTTCATAACCAACGGCAGTGTTGCCGGGCACACAATTGTAGTGGCAAAAACCGCAGAGACCGATCCCCCCCACAGGGGAATATCCGCTTTCATAGTCGAGACCAGCAGTGAGGGTTACGAGGCGAGGAGAATCGAGAAAATGGGGCTGAACTGCCATGATACGGCGGAGTTAACTCTGAAAAACGTCAGAGTTCCTGCTGAAAACCTGCTGGGAAAGGAGAACAGAGGATTCTATCAGCTTATGGAGTTTTTCAACGAAAGCAGAGTCAAGATTGCCGCTCTGCACCTCGGAATGGCTGTTGGAGCGTACGAAAGGGCACTGGAATATGCCAAACAGCGAAAAGCGTTCGGAAAACCTCTGATCGAGCATCAGGCAATTCAGTTCAAGCTTGCAGACATGTGGAAGGACATAGAGGCTGCAAGACTTCTCGTATACAGAGCTGCATGGATGATAGATAAAGAAAAACCATCTCCACCGCTTAGTTCTGCGGCGAAGCTCTTTGCAAGTGAGGCTGCGGTGAGAATAACATACGAAGCTTTGCAGATATTCGGTGGCTACGGCTACAGCAAGGAGTACGACATAGAGAGGTACTACAGGGATGCCAGAGTGGGGACTATATACGAGGGAACGAGTGAGGCACAGAGAATAGTCATAGCCAGGAGTTTGATGGGAAAGGTCAGAAAGTAG
- the hemL gene encoding glutamate-1-semialdehyde 2,1-aminomutase, whose product MNLDRSKKLYEEALNLLPGGVSSPVRAFKPHPFYTARAEGSKIYDVDGNTFIDYCMAYGPLILGHGNQEVRERIIDQLKSGWLYGTPVELEIKYAKLIRKYYPSIEMLRFVNTGSEATMAALRAARGFTGRDKIVKIDGSFHGAHDAVLVKAGSGATTHGVPNSAGVPAEFVRNTLQVPFNNVESLVDVLEKNRDVAALILEPVMGNSSLILPEKGYLKEIRKITAENDVLLIFDEVITGFRVSMGGAQQYYGIKPDLTTLGKIAGGGLPIGIFGGRKEIMERVAPSGDVYQAGTFSGNPLSLIAGYTTVKILEKKGVLESVNRMTEKLAAGIEDVLKDRGEDCEIASIASMFCIYFGDRPKNYEEALRLDRDRYMEFFWKMLKNGVFLPPSQYETCFVSYAHSDEDVQKTVEAVSRSI is encoded by the coding sequence ATGAACCTTGACAGATCAAAAAAACTCTATGAGGAGGCATTAAATCTCCTTCCAGGCGGGGTCAGCAGTCCTGTGAGGGCTTTCAAACCTCATCCGTTTTACACTGCGAGGGCTGAGGGATCGAAAATCTACGATGTTGATGGCAACACCTTTATAGACTACTGCATGGCCTATGGCCCGCTGATTCTAGGTCACGGTAATCAGGAGGTAAGAGAGAGGATAATAGACCAGCTCAAAAGCGGGTGGCTGTACGGAACGCCGGTAGAACTGGAGATAAAGTATGCAAAGCTCATCCGGAAGTACTATCCCTCAATCGAGATGCTCAGATTCGTGAATACCGGTAGCGAAGCTACGATGGCGGCTCTGAGGGCTGCGAGAGGTTTTACCGGTAGAGACAAGATCGTGAAAATTGATGGAAGCTTTCACGGGGCGCACGATGCGGTTCTCGTTAAGGCGGGGAGTGGGGCCACAACCCACGGTGTTCCCAATTCAGCAGGGGTTCCCGCCGAGTTCGTCAGAAACACACTGCAGGTCCCCTTTAACAATGTAGAATCACTGGTTGATGTTCTGGAGAAAAACAGGGATGTTGCAGCCCTGATTCTGGAGCCTGTAATGGGTAACTCATCCCTGATACTTCCGGAAAAGGGGTATCTCAAAGAAATAAGAAAAATTACAGCAGAAAATGACGTTCTCCTCATCTTCGATGAAGTCATAACGGGCTTCAGGGTTTCGATGGGTGGAGCGCAGCAGTACTACGGCATTAAGCCGGATTTAACAACTCTGGGCAAAATTGCAGGTGGTGGATTGCCAATAGGAATTTTTGGAGGCAGGAAAGAAATTATGGAGAGAGTCGCTCCTTCAGGGGATGTTTATCAGGCCGGAACATTCAGTGGAAACCCGTTAAGTCTGATCGCCGGTTACACCACGGTCAAGATTCTGGAAAAGAAGGGTGTACTTGAAAGCGTTAACAGAATGACCGAAAAACTGGCTGCAGGAATAGAAGACGTGCTGAAAGACAGGGGCGAAGACTGCGAGATTGCCAGCATAGCCTCGATGTTCTGCATCTACTTCGGCGATCGGCCGAAAAATTACGAAGAGGCATTACGGCTGGACAGAGACAGGTACATGGAGTTCTTCTGGAAGATGCTGAAAAATGGTGTTTTTCTGCCACCCTCCCAGTATGAGACGTGCTTTGTGAGCTACGCCCACAGTGATGAGGACGTTCAAAAGACCGTTGAAGCGGTGAGCAGATCCATATGA
- the hemC gene encoding hydroxymethylbilane synthase, with the protein MKLIVGTRGSKLALAQTNKVVEQLKDRYEVEVRVIRTSGDIMKDKPLYEFKGVGAFVRALDMALAEGEIDLAVHSFKDVPSQRVSGTVVAAVLRRDSPCDVLISKNGERLEELKKGAIVGTSSLRRRAQLKRLRGDLKFENLRGNLDTRLRKLKEENYDAIVVAEAGLKRLGLDEELEYQRFDPHVVVPPANQGIIAIATREGEEKLVSHLNDNRTWLEAMVERAVIKELGVGCAVPVGVYAEVGSRVRLVCEILDRKYTRVEEELSKSAAVEEAAEIGRMLKRDIYDG; encoded by the coding sequence ATGAAGTTGATCGTTGGTACCAGAGGAAGCAAGCTGGCTCTGGCCCAGACGAACAAGGTTGTCGAGCAACTTAAAGACCGGTACGAGGTTGAGGTCAGAGTGATCAGAACGTCAGGGGACATAATGAAGGATAAACCCCTCTACGAGTTCAAAGGTGTAGGGGCATTCGTTAGAGCGTTGGACATGGCTCTGGCGGAGGGTGAAATTGATCTGGCGGTTCACAGCTTCAAGGATGTGCCCAGCCAGAGAGTCAGTGGGACGGTTGTGGCAGCGGTTCTCAGGCGCGACTCACCATGCGATGTTCTGATTTCCAAAAACGGAGAGAGACTTGAGGAGCTGAAAAAGGGAGCAATCGTTGGTACTTCGAGCCTCAGAAGGAGAGCACAGCTCAAAAGACTTAGAGGAGACCTGAAGTTCGAGAATCTCAGGGGGAATCTGGATACAAGGCTGAGGAAGCTGAAGGAGGAGAACTACGATGCAATAGTCGTGGCAGAGGCCGGTTTGAAAAGACTCGGACTGGATGAAGAATTGGAATACCAGAGATTTGATCCACACGTTGTCGTTCCTCCGGCAAATCAGGGGATTATCGCCATAGCAACGAGAGAGGGTGAGGAAAAGCTTGTTTCACATCTTAATGACAATAGAACGTGGCTTGAAGCAATGGTGGAAAGGGCTGTAATAAAGGAGCTCGGAGTTGGCTGCGCCGTCCCTGTTGGGGTTTACGCTGAGGTGGGAAGCAGAGTGAGGCTGGTTTGCGAGATTCTTGACAGAAAATACACGAGGGTTGAGGAGGAGCTTTCAAAATCCGCAGCGGTTGAGGAGGCAGCAGAAATCGGAAGGATGCTGAAAAGAGATATTTATGACGGGTAA
- the cobA gene encoding uroporphyrinogen-III C-methyltransferase, giving the protein MTGKVYIVGAGPGRKDLLTLRAYELIKKADVILHDALIGDVADILRESRAEIINVGKRSGKHRKTQEEINQMLVEYAKQGKIVVRLKGGDPCVFGRGGEEAEVLAINGIPFEFVPGITSAVAVPESVGIPVTHRRYDPAVVFITGRESRERLNWEALARLNATIVVLMGVGRVGEISRLLIKHGKDPNTPVAVIERGLSDKQRVLIVTLEKLPNKVKEEKIKAPAVIVIGGVVELFGVLGGAVKI; this is encoded by the coding sequence ATGACGGGTAAGGTTTACATCGTCGGTGCTGGCCCAGGAAGGAAGGATCTGCTTACCCTGAGGGCATACGAGCTGATAAAAAAGGCTGACGTGATTCTTCACGATGCACTGATAGGAGATGTTGCCGATATTCTCCGGGAGAGCAGAGCTGAGATCATCAACGTCGGGAAGAGAAGTGGAAAGCACAGAAAAACGCAGGAAGAGATCAACCAGATGCTCGTGGAGTACGCAAAGCAGGGCAAGATCGTGGTGAGGCTGAAGGGAGGTGACCCATGTGTTTTTGGAAGGGGAGGTGAGGAGGCTGAGGTTCTCGCGATAAACGGTATTCCATTTGAGTTCGTTCCCGGAATTACTTCTGCCGTCGCCGTTCCAGAGTCTGTCGGAATTCCGGTAACCCACCGCCGCTACGATCCGGCAGTCGTGTTCATAACCGGACGGGAGAGCAGAGAGAGGTTGAACTGGGAGGCTCTGGCAAGGCTAAACGCAACAATAGTCGTTCTTATGGGTGTTGGGAGAGTCGGAGAGATATCGAGACTGCTGATCAAGCATGGAAAGGATCCGAATACGCCTGTAGCTGTGATTGAGAGAGGTTTATCCGATAAACAGCGAGTTTTGATCGTAACACTTGAAAAGCTTCCCAATAAGGTGAAAGAAGAAAAAATAAAAGCACCTGCCGTCATTGTGATTGGTGGTGTGGTGGAGCTCTTTGGAGTTCTGGGAGGGGCAGTCAAAATTTAG
- a CDS encoding tRNA (N(6)-L-threonylcarbamoyladenosine(37)-C(2))-methylthiotransferase, which produces MKVAIETYGCTTNQADSDIMRGLLSRYFELSGVEEADVVVVNSCGVVDITERKIIRRILDLKNSGKKVVLAGCLTRISDMAVKLSDSAISPDNIDRVVDAVFASLDGGCSFIDRRVVDKSRFCRVKKRKKENAIAIISISEGCTGACSFCATKFARGRLRSFSLDGIVEEVERIVKEGYREIQLTSQDTGAYGLDKGKFMLPELLERISSVKGDFRVRVGMMNPQHAVKILDDLINAFSSEKIYKFLHIPVQSGDNSVLQHMNRGHTVEDYVEVVEAFRKSFDDVLVSTDIIVGYPAETEDAFWKSYELLRETRPDIVNITRFSPRKGTPAAKCRDIPGWIKKERSRKLTELVREIGLENNRRFLGKRLKVLVTKKGKDNTVLARTNSYRAVITQGNVGEFRDVEITDCRFNYLKGRPAESKQ; this is translated from the coding sequence TTGAAGGTCGCAATTGAGACGTACGGATGCACCACAAATCAGGCCGATTCGGACATAATGAGGGGACTTCTGTCGAGGTACTTTGAGCTGTCTGGTGTTGAGGAGGCGGACGTGGTTGTCGTAAACTCGTGCGGTGTTGTTGATATAACCGAGAGAAAGATCATCAGAAGAATCCTTGACCTGAAAAATTCGGGAAAGAAGGTTGTACTTGCGGGTTGTCTGACGAGAATAAGCGATATGGCTGTTAAACTTTCGGACTCTGCAATCTCTCCGGACAACATTGACAGGGTTGTCGATGCCGTATTTGCCTCGCTGGACGGTGGATGTTCGTTTATAGACAGAAGAGTGGTGGACAAGTCCCGGTTCTGCAGAGTAAAGAAAAGGAAAAAGGAGAATGCAATCGCCATAATATCCATCTCAGAAGGCTGTACAGGTGCCTGCAGTTTCTGCGCTACAAAATTTGCAAGAGGGAGGTTGAGGAGCTTTTCACTGGACGGCATAGTGGAAGAGGTCGAGAGGATCGTGAAGGAGGGTTACAGAGAAATTCAGCTCACATCTCAGGATACAGGAGCTTACGGGCTTGACAAAGGTAAATTCATGCTTCCTGAGTTGCTGGAGAGGATTTCCAGCGTGAAAGGGGACTTCAGAGTTAGAGTGGGGATGATGAACCCGCAGCATGCCGTGAAAATACTGGACGATCTGATCAACGCCTTCAGCAGCGAGAAGATATACAAGTTCCTGCACATCCCGGTACAGAGTGGAGACAACTCCGTACTGCAGCACATGAACAGGGGACATACGGTTGAAGACTACGTGGAGGTTGTTGAGGCGTTCAGGAAGAGCTTCGATGATGTCCTGGTTTCTACCGACATAATAGTGGGCTATCCTGCAGAAACCGAAGACGCCTTCTGGAAAAGCTACGAACTTTTAAGGGAAACGAGGCCGGACATAGTCAATATAACCAGGTTCTCACCCAGAAAGGGGACTCCTGCAGCAAAGTGTAGGGATATTCCAGGATGGATAAAGAAGGAGAGATCACGGAAGCTCACGGAACTGGTGAGGGAAATAGGCCTTGAGAACAACAGGAGGTTTCTGGGAAAAAGGCTGAAGGTTCTGGTGACGAAAAAGGGTAAGGATAACACGGTTCTGGCAAGAACGAACTCGTACAGAGCGGTGATAACGCAGGGTAATGTGGGAGAATTCAGGGATGTCGAGATAACCGATTGCAGGTTCAACTACTTAAAGGGAAGACCTGCAGAAAGTAAACAATGA